The genomic region GCCGGTGTTGCCCAGCAGCAGGTTGCCCTCCACCAGGTTGCGGTGCCCGTGCCGCAGCACGATGTAGCCCTTGCTGTCCCGGATGGTGTTGTGCCGCACGGTGGTGTCGGATGCCTTGACCGAGATGGCCTCCGGGTCGCCGTTGGCCTTCTCGAACAGGTTGTGCTCGATCACGCCGCCGGAGGAGTAGCTCTGCTTGTGGCTGAAGCCGAAGCGGATCGCCTCACCGCCGTTGTCCCCGGTGAAGCCGTGGTTGTAGAAGTAGTTGTGGTGGATCTTGGTGCGCTTGGCGATGTCGTCGCTGGGCCCGGACACCTGCAGGAAGACCCCGGCGGTGGTGCGGTTCTGGAAGGTGTTGTGGTCCACCTCCACGTCGTTGCCGCTGACGGTGACCCAGTTCTCGCCCGCGTTGAGCTGGATCGTGTTGCGGCTCAACCGGATGTGGTGCGAGCCGGTGGGCACCGACAGCGAACCGCTGTGCCGCAACGAGAACCCGTTGAGGGTCACGTAGCTGACGCTGCCGTCGAAGGCGAAGCCGGTGGAGCCGGTGATGACCGCCTTCCCGACGTTCGCGGCGGTGACCTCGATCCGCGCGGCGGAGGTGCCCGAGCGGCGGACGGTGATCGGGCCGGTGGCGTTGTAGGTGCCGTCGGCCAGCTCGATCCGGTCGCCGGGCTTGGCTGAGTTCAGGGCGTTCTGCAGGGCGGAAAGACTGTTCACCCGGATCGGCGCGGCGGAGTCCGCGGTGGCAGCTGAGGGCAGGGTAAGGACCAGTGCCGTGGCCAGCACGGGCAACAACACGGCGGTGTTTCTTCTCATGTGCCAGCTCTCCAGTGAGTCGGCGCGGCGGTGAGCACAAGCTAGGGACACATCCGATGTCTAGTCAAGAACCTTGCCGAATTCCACAGTGCACGGATGTGAAAGAGCAGGTCCTGTCCCTGGAACGAGGTGGACCGCGTCGCGGGCCGGCCCTGAGATGAGCGGATGAGCCCAGCGACGATTACCGGCTTCAACAGCATGCTGCCCACCGAGAGCCACCCGAGTCCCGGCGAGCGTTTCGAGCACACCGGGCCGGGCTGGAGCTCCACGGCCTTCTACGCGCCGTGGCACGCCGGTCCGCCGACGCCCAAGTACCGGTGGTCGATGTTCGACACCGCCGCCCAGGCGGTCGGCGACCTGGTGCGCTGCCTGGACGACGGATTCGCGGGCGAGCAGAGCCGCCAGGCCGCCAGGGTGCTGCTCGACGGCGGGCCGCCTGGGGAGCTGGTGCTGTCGGTCTCGCTGGACTGGGTGTGCGTGGTCTACCAGGTGCGCCCCGGCGTGCACCTCAGCGATGCCGCGGACGCCTTCTTCGCCGGGTGGCGCAACGCGATGTTCGACCGGCGCTTCGAGCTCATCAACGCCAATCGTCCGATGATTTGCTGACGCCGGGCGTCAGTCCATGGTCACCACGACCCGGCCGACGGTGTCACCTTCGGCCAGCTTCTGCACGCCCGCCGCCGCCTCCGCCAGCGGCAGCCGCTCGCTGACCAGCGGGTCGACCAGGCCGTCCTCGGCCAGCGCGGACAGCTCCAGGTGCGCCTGCCGGACCAGCGCCGGGTCCTTCTGCGTGTACAGGCCCCAGTGCAGGCCCAGCAGCGAGTAGTTCTTGACCAGCGCGTGGTTCATCGCGGCGCTGGGGATCTCACCGCTGGCGAAGCCGACGATGACGATCCGGCCCTCGAAGGCGATCACCTTGGTGGAGGCGCGGAAGGAGTCGCCGCCCACCGGGTCGTAGACCACGTCCGCGCCGCGGCCGCCGGTGAACTCCTTCACCGTGGCGATCACGTCCTCCTGCTTGCGGTCGATCACCAGGTCCGCGCCCAGCTCCTTGGCCACCTCGGCCTTGCGCGCCCCGCCGACCACACCGATCACGGTGGCGCCGGCGGCCTTGCCGAGCTGGATGGCCGCGCTGCCAACGCCGCCGGCCGCGGCGTGCACCAGCAGGGTCTCGCCCTCGGCCAGCTCAGCGCGACGGTGCAGGCCGAA from Crossiella sp. CA-258035 harbors:
- a CDS encoding polysaccharide lyase 6 family protein → MRRNTAVLLPVLATALVLTLPSAATADSAAPIRVNSLSALQNALNSAKPGDRIELADGTYNATGPITVRRSGTSAARIEVTAANVGKAVITGSTGFAFDGSVSYVTLNGFSLRHSGSLSVPTGSHHIRLSRNTIQLNAGENWVTVSGNDVEVDHNTFQNRTTAGVFLQVSGPSDDIAKRTKIHHNYFYNHGFTGDNGGEAIRFGFSHKQSYSSGGVIEHNLFEKANGDPEAISVKASDTTVRHNTIRDSKGYIVLRHGHRNLVEGNLLLGNTGIRFHGNDHKIINNYVAASGGRALVFGKGSEADSGPSSTGHDRPDRVTVAYNTLLGTSSVVDSDGGAFLPKDCVLANNIIVGSSGSLVAMRSGSTVKYEGNIAHGASAGMPAGGYRNVDPKLTTDANGLKRLSAGSPAIDAGVGSYSYVTTDFDPHARSGKLDVGADEFGGSVARKPLQKSDVGPSAP
- a CDS encoding NADPH:quinone oxidoreductase family protein, with the translated sequence MRAWRVHELGEPRDVLRLDEVPEPVAGPGQVLVKVRATALNFPDALLCRGQYQVRPPLPFTPGVELCGEVVALGEGASGFAVGDRVIATPAPPHGGLAEYVAVNATELLPAPEALDDAQAAGFHIAYQTGWFGLHRRAELAEGETLLVHAAAGGVGSAAIQLGKAAGATVIGVVGGARKAEVAKELGADLVIDRKQEDVIATVKEFTGGRGADVVYDPVGGDSFRASTKVIAFEGRIVIVGFASGEIPSAAMNHALVKNYSLLGLHWGLYTQKDPALVRQAHLELSALAEDGLVDPLVSERLPLAEAAAGVQKLAEGDTVGRVVVTMD